Proteins from a genomic interval of Zingiber officinale cultivar Zhangliang chromosome 1B, Zo_v1.1, whole genome shotgun sequence:
- the LOC121981273 gene encoding 3-ketoacyl-CoA synthase 2-like — MKHLKLAFHYSVSNFHYLIGLSLLPAISSRYSTSDLWLMWDGILRLNPQLLVLCSTLLALSTALCFMKRPRPVYLLDFACVKPGVACQCPRERFMKQSVGAGVFTEENLTFQKKILERSGLGQETYFPEALLASSPRPCMEEARKEAEMVMFGAIDDLLAKTGVRPREIGILVVNCSLFNPTPSLSSMVVNRYKLRGNVLSYNLGGMGCSAGLISIDLAKQLLQVHRNSYALVVSMENITLNWYMGNNRSMLVSNCIFRVGGAAILLTNRRSDSRRAKYQLIHTVRTNKGSDARSYGCVFQEEDGAGMVGVALSKDLMVLAGEALRTNITTLGPLVLPMSEQLIFFASLVLRKVFKMKRMRPYLPDFKMAFEHFCIHAGGRAVLDTMESNLELSRWHMEPSRMTLYRFGNTSSSSLWYELAYAETKGRMRKGDRTWQIAFGSGFKCNSAVWRALRTINPAEERGPWTDEIHRFPLDVPTVEMVKD, encoded by the exons ATGAAGCATCTCAAGCTGGCTTTTCACTACTCGGTCTCTAACTTCCACTATCTCATCGGCCTCTCCCTCCTCCCTGCTATCTCCTCGCGCTACTCGACCTCCGATTTGTGGTTGATGTGGGACGGCATTCTCCGACTCAATCCGCAGCTCCTTGTGCTCTGCTCCACCCTGCTCGCCCTCTCGACGGCGCTCTGCTTCATGAAGCGGCCGCGGCCGGTGTACCTCCTCGACTTCGCCTGCGTGAAGCCCGGCGTCGCGTGCCAGTGCCCGCGCGAGCGGTTCATGAAGCAGTCGGTGGGCGCGGGAGTCTTCACGGAGGAGAACCTCACGTTCCAGAAGAAGATCCTTGAGCGGTCGGGGCTGGGCCAGGAGACCTACTTCCCGGAGGCACTGTTGGCGTCGTCGCCGAGGCCGTGCATGGAGGAGGCGAGGAAGGAGGCCGAGATGGTCATGTTCGGGGCCATCGACGATCTCCTGGCGAAGACGGGGGTGAGGCCGAGGGAGATTGGGATCCTGGTGGTCAACTGCAGCCTCTTCAACCCGACGCCGTCGCTCTCGTCCATGGTTGTTAATCGGTACAAACTCAGAGGCAACGTCCTCAGCTACAACCTCGGCGGAATGGGTTGCAGCGCCGGACTCATCTCCATAGATCTCGCCAAGCAATTGCTCCAA GTGCACCGGAATAGCTACGCGTTGGTGGTAAGCATGGAGAACATCACCCTGAACTGGTACATGGGCAACAACCGCTCGATGCTGGTGTCCAACTGCATCTTCCGGGTGGGCGGCGCCGCCATCCTGCTCACTAACCGCCGTTCCGACTCCCGCCGCGCCAAGTACCAGCTCATCCACACCGTGCGCACCAACAAGGGCTCCGACGCGCGCTCCTACGGATGCGTCTTCCAGGAGGAGGACGGAGCCGGTATGGTCGGCGTGGCGCTATCGAAGGACCTCATGGTGCTGGCGGGGGAGGCGCTGCGGACCAACATCACCACGCTCGGTCCGCTGGTGCTCCCTATGTCGGAGCAGCTCATCTTCTTCGCCTCGCTGGTGCTGCGCAAGGTGTTCAAGATGAAGCGGATGCGCCCTTACTTGCCGGACTTCAAGATGGCCTTCGAGCACTTCTGCATCCACGCCGGGGGCCGGGCGGTGCTGGACACGATGGAGAGCAACCTGGAGCTGAGCCGGTGGCACATGGAGCCGTCGCGGATGACGCTGTACCGGTTCGGCAACACGTCGAGCAGCTCCCTGTGGTACGAGCTGGCGTACGCGGAGACGAAGGGGAGGATGAGGAAGGGCGACCGGACGTGGCAGATCGCGTTCGGGTCCGGGTTCAAGTGCAACAGCGCGGTGTGGCGGGCGCTGAGGACCATAAACCCGGCCGAGGAGAGGGGCCCGTGGACGGACGAGATCCATCGGTTCCCCCTCGATGTGCCCACGGTGGAAATGGTCAAGGATTAA
- the LOC122001712 gene encoding uncharacterized protein LOC122001712, protein PLSIILQQNRLTGPNYIDWKRNLDIVLTAESYKFVLTEQCPEAPTGESTQEEIEYHKRWVKADEMARCYILASMSNVLQHQHQDLPTAYDIMNNLKELFGHQDRASRQEAMRKIMTATMQEGTPVRDHILKMMAYLNEIQILGGEIDGETQIDMILQTLPRSFEQFRLNYNMNKRIYSLGELLTELQAAEGLFRHNSQIHFAENGSTSKPRGKKKKK, encoded by the coding sequence ccactgtccatcatacttcaacagaatagacttactggacctaattacatagattggaaaaggaacctggacattgtccttactgctgaaagctataaatttgtactgactgagcagtgccctgaagcacctactggtgaatctacccaagaggagattgaatatcataagagatgggtaaaggcagatgagatggcgcggtgttacattttggcttcaatgtcaaatgtattgcaacatcagcatcaagatttaccaacagcttatgatattatgaacaatctcaaggaactctttggtcatcaggatagggcttctagacaagaagctatgagaaagataatgacagccaccatgcaagagggtactcctgtaagggatcatatcctaaagatgatggcttatctgaacgagatacagatccttggaggagaaattgatggggaaacccagatcgatatgatcctccaaacgctacctagaagttttgagcagttccgcctgaactataatatgaataagaggatttattcattaggggaactactgacagaacttcaagcagcagaaggattatttcgtcataattctcaaattcactttgctgaaaatggttctacttctaaaccgagaggaaagaagaagaagaaa